From a region of the Sinorhizobium sp. B11 genome:
- a CDS encoding LysR family transcriptional regulator yields the protein MDRLDAMRVLLAVVDAGSLSAGSKRLNAPLPSVSRKVAELERSLGASLVIRTSRKLQLTDAGRDYVEAARKIIADMEEAERRASGEYQRPRGTLTITMPVEFGNRYVLPIALDFMAEHPEVSLNLLSLDRTVHLVSEQVDVAIRLGALADSSLYAVKVAEFRVLTCASPDYLRRCGCPQHPGDLPDHDGIIFNSRTFFWTFDIDGRPVEVVPRHRIEVNTAANCVAAAVGGAGIARLFDYQIPGELASGSLVPVLDGYTGGPQPIHIVYSRQGFLALKVRSFIDWTLPRLREACRSYGSIQ from the coding sequence ATGGATCGGCTTGATGCCATGCGCGTGTTGCTTGCCGTTGTCGATGCCGGCAGCCTGTCGGCGGGCAGCAAGCGGCTGAATGCGCCGCTGCCGAGCGTCAGCCGCAAGGTGGCCGAGCTGGAGCGGTCGCTCGGCGCCAGTCTCGTCATCCGCACCAGCCGGAAACTGCAGCTCACCGATGCCGGGCGCGACTATGTGGAGGCGGCGCGCAAGATCATTGCCGATATGGAGGAGGCGGAGCGCCGGGCTTCCGGCGAATATCAGCGGCCGCGGGGAACGCTGACGATCACCATGCCGGTGGAATTCGGCAATCGTTATGTGCTGCCGATCGCGCTGGATTTCATGGCCGAGCATCCGGAGGTTTCGCTGAACCTGCTCTCGCTCGATCGCACCGTTCATCTCGTCAGCGAACAGGTGGATGTCGCCATCCGGCTGGGGGCGCTGGCGGATAGTTCGCTCTATGCCGTCAAGGTTGCCGAGTTTCGGGTTCTGACCTGCGCGAGCCCGGATTATCTCAGGCGTTGCGGGTGTCCGCAGCATCCGGGCGATCTGCCCGATCATGACGGGATCATCTTCAACAGCAGGACATTCTTCTGGACCTTCGATATCGATGGCCGGCCGGTGGAGGTGGTGCCGCGCCATCGCATAGAGGTCAATACGGCGGCAAACTGCGTTGCCGCCGCCGTCGGCGGAGCCGGTATCGCCAGGCTTTTCGATTACCAGATCCCCGGCGAACTTGCCTCCGGTTCGCTCGTGCCTGTACTTGATGGTTACACTGGCGGGCCGCAGCCGATCCATATCGTCTATTCGCGCCAGGGCTTCCTGGCGCTCAAGGTGCGCTCCTTCATCGACTGGACCCTGCCACGGCTGCGCGAAGCCTGCCGGAGCTATGGTTCAATCCAGTAA
- a CDS encoding carbon-nitrogen hydrolase family protein codes for MKTVRIAAAQTLEYRENVEAALTCALDMIRQAEAEGARLLIFPEGFLQGYLTEPETARRAAMDLGSPAFAAVMSRLADAGPMIVMGMIEAEGEALFNTAVVIEKGTLIGRYRKAHLLKGESFFQPGAETPVFTVDGLRFGINICYDTGFPKAARKVALTGASLLVCCANNMMPRANAEKFRDVHNAARGERCRETGLWLISADVTGEREGRISWGPTAVLNPAGDVVAQLPLEAPGLLVFDIAGDM; via the coding sequence ATGAAAACCGTCCGCATCGCCGCCGCCCAGACCTTGGAATATCGCGAAAATGTCGAGGCCGCCCTGACATGCGCTCTCGATATGATCCGTCAGGCCGAAGCGGAAGGCGCCCGCCTCCTCATCTTTCCCGAAGGTTTTCTGCAGGGCTATCTGACTGAGCCCGAAACGGCACGACGAGCCGCCATGGATCTCGGATCCCCGGCATTCGCCGCCGTCATGAGCCGGCTCGCCGATGCCGGCCCCATGATCGTCATGGGCATGATCGAGGCTGAAGGCGAAGCGCTGTTCAACACCGCCGTCGTCATCGAAAAAGGCACGCTGATCGGCCGATATCGCAAGGCGCACCTGCTCAAGGGAGAAAGCTTCTTCCAGCCGGGCGCCGAGACACCCGTCTTCACGGTCGATGGCCTGCGCTTCGGCATCAATATCTGCTACGATACCGGCTTCCCCAAGGCTGCCCGCAAGGTCGCACTCACAGGCGCATCCCTCCTCGTCTGCTGCGCCAACAACATGATGCCGCGCGCCAATGCCGAAAAATTCCGGGACGTGCACAACGCCGCCAGAGGCGAGCGCTGCCGGGAAACCGGCCTGTGGCTCATCTCCGCCGACGTGACGGGCGAACGCGAGGGACGCATTTCCTGGGGACCGACGGCTGTGTTGAACCCTGCGGGAGACGTTGTCGCACAGCTCCCACTCGAAGCCCCCGGTCTGCTCGTGTTCGATATCGCCGGAGATATGTAG
- a CDS encoding low molecular weight protein tyrosine phosphatase family protein, with protein MSVKPRNVLFVCSQNKLRSPTAEQVFSTREDIEVSSAGTNNDACNPLDAEQVEWADIIFVMEKAHRGKITRKFRKSLNGKRIICLDIPDDYEFMDPMLVSLLERKVPRYL; from the coding sequence ATGTCGGTCAAACCTCGAAACGTGCTGTTTGTCTGCAGCCAGAACAAGCTCAGAAGCCCCACTGCCGAACAGGTGTTTTCTACGCGCGAGGACATCGAGGTATCGTCGGCAGGAACAAACAACGACGCCTGCAATCCGCTCGATGCCGAACAGGTGGAGTGGGCCGACATCATCTTTGTGATGGAGAAGGCGCATCGTGGCAAAATCACCCGCAAATTCCGCAAGTCGCTGAACGGCAAGCGCATTATCTGTCTCGACATTCCCGATGACTACGAATTCATGGATCCGATGCTGGTCAGCCTATTGGAGCGCAAGGTTCCCAGATATCTGTGA
- a CDS encoding DUF2282 domain-containing protein — MLKTSISTALLAGAITSALATMASAAPLTKAEAAAATAAHKEKCYGVALKGQNDCAAGPGTTCQGTSVKDFQGNSWKFVQGGTCASLDIPGGRHGSLKPLTRDI; from the coding sequence ATGTTGAAGACTTCCATCAGCACCGCCCTTCTTGCCGGCGCGATCACGTCAGCTCTTGCCACGATGGCCAGTGCCGCCCCGCTGACCAAGGCTGAAGCTGCTGCTGCAACCGCCGCCCACAAGGAGAAGTGCTACGGCGTTGCGCTCAAGGGTCAGAACGATTGCGCCGCCGGCCCGGGCACGACCTGCCAGGGAACTTCGGTGAAAGACTTCCAGGGCAATTCGTGGAAATTCGTCCAGGGCGGAACCTGCGCCTCGCTCGATATTCCAGGTGGCCGTCACGGTTCGCTGAAGCCGCTGACGCGCGACATCTAA
- a CDS encoding DUF692 domain-containing protein, with the protein MKNVDKASNLPMETESTLRFPTYQLAGVAGTSFKPEHLAAISAISGPQGFFEIHAENYMGAGGPPHRALERVRRDHPISLHGVCMSLGDPQPLDKLHLRRFKDLVDRYEPALISEHLAWSTHVDTYLNDLLPLPYTGATLAHVCDHVDEMQNAIGRQILLENPSTYVLFAESSMSETDFIREIARRTGCGLLLDINNVFVSATNHGFSALEYLRDFPLSQVGEIHLAGHAEQEDDEGELLLIDSHDGPVADAVWQLYEIVIARCGPISTLIEWDSKIPDWPVLRAEALAAQAILDRHANNRGTAHAIG; encoded by the coding sequence ATGAAAAACGTCGACAAGGCGTCCAACCTTCCCATGGAGACGGAGAGCACCCTCCGCTTTCCGACATATCAGCTTGCCGGCGTGGCCGGCACCAGCTTCAAGCCGGAGCATCTTGCGGCGATCTCGGCCATATCCGGCCCCCAAGGCTTCTTCGAGATCCATGCCGAGAATTACATGGGCGCCGGCGGCCCGCCGCATCGCGCACTCGAAAGAGTGCGCCGCGACCACCCGATTTCATTGCACGGCGTCTGCATGTCGCTCGGCGACCCGCAGCCGCTCGACAAGCTACACCTCAGGCGTTTCAAGGACCTCGTCGACCGCTATGAGCCGGCGCTGATTTCAGAGCATCTCGCCTGGTCGACGCATGTCGATACCTATCTGAACGACCTGCTGCCGCTGCCCTATACCGGTGCGACACTCGCCCATGTCTGCGACCACGTCGACGAGATGCAGAACGCGATCGGCCGGCAGATCCTGCTGGAAAACCCATCTACCTACGTGCTCTTTGCGGAATCCTCGATGAGCGAGACGGATTTCATTCGCGAGATCGCGCGGCGCACCGGCTGCGGCCTGCTGCTCGACATCAACAATGTCTTCGTGTCCGCCACCAATCACGGCTTTTCGGCGCTGGAATATCTGCGTGACTTCCCGCTGTCTCAGGTCGGCGAGATCCACCTCGCCGGCCACGCCGAACAGGAGGATGACGAGGGCGAGCTGCTCTTGATCGACAGCCATGACGGCCCGGTCGCCGATGCCGTCTGGCAGCTTTACGAGATCGTCATTGCCAGATGCGGGCCGATCTCGACCCTGATCGAATGGGACAGCAAGATCCCCGACTGGCCGGTGTTGCGCGCCGAGGCCCTGGCTGCGCAAGCCATTCTGGATCGCCATGCCAATAACAGGGGAACTGCCCATGCGATCGGCTGA
- a CDS encoding DNA-binding domain-containing protein: protein MRSAEIVPIRPMLPDFAGQFSATLLNPDAPAPALVTGPRGKRAEKRYNVYRNNVTVSLIAALSSIFPAVERITGPDFFRAMARFHVRETPPSSRLLFEYGRDFPDFIDRYEYAQEMPWLSDVARIERAWLDAYHAADAAALTAETLAAVPQEELGGVTFRPHPATRLVSSAYPAVTIFAMNRGTDPVTRVENHPEDGLITRIDDEVTVRLLPPGGAAFFNALLSRECLAAAVAAGLDAWPAFDLSAAIGETIAAGAFSAIELENSNV, encoded by the coding sequence ATGCGATCGGCTGAAATCGTGCCGATCCGGCCAATGCTGCCAGATTTCGCCGGGCAGTTCTCCGCCACGCTGCTCAATCCGGATGCCCCGGCGCCCGCTCTGGTCACCGGCCCGCGCGGCAAACGGGCGGAGAAGCGATACAATGTCTATCGCAACAATGTCACCGTCAGCCTGATTGCCGCATTGTCGTCGATCTTCCCGGCGGTCGAGCGTATCACCGGGCCGGATTTCTTCCGCGCCATGGCCCGCTTTCATGTGCGCGAGACGCCGCCCTCCTCGCGGCTGCTGTTCGAATACGGACGTGACTTTCCCGACTTCATCGACCGCTACGAATATGCGCAGGAAATGCCCTGGCTTTCGGACGTGGCGCGCATCGAGCGCGCCTGGCTGGATGCCTATCACGCCGCCGATGCGGCTGCATTGACGGCCGAAACACTCGCCGCCGTGCCGCAGGAAGAACTGGGCGGCGTAACATTTCGTCCGCATCCGGCAACGCGGCTGGTTTCATCCGCCTATCCGGCCGTCACCATCTTTGCCATGAATCGCGGCACGGATCCCGTTACCCGCGTCGAAAATCACCCCGAGGACGGGTTGATCACCCGTATCGATGACGAAGTCACAGTACGCCTCCTGCCGCCGGGCGGAGCCGCCTTCTTCAATGCGCTGCTCTCGCGCGAATGCCTTGCCGCAGCCGTGGCAGCCGGCCTCGACGCCTGGCCTGCCTTCGATCTGTCCGCCGCCATCGGCGAGACGATCGCAGCCGGCGCTTTTTCCGCGATCGAACTGGAGAATTCCAATGTCTGA
- a CDS encoding DoxX family protein has translation MSDMLDSNAHNKPRNGALSPLARLVATADGLVRAVAQPDIVQAVIRVALAVPFWRSGILKWDGFLQLNDTAIDLFTQEFMLHLPGGPYPFPMPAVMAFLSGCGEITFPTLLVFGLATRFAGLGLLFMTLIVELTVPDGWPIHITWAAMALAIMRYGPGRLSLDYLIVRMSGTAKS, from the coding sequence ATGTCTGATATGCTTGACTCCAATGCCCACAACAAGCCTCGCAACGGCGCTCTCTCCCCGCTGGCGAGGCTGGTGGCGACGGCCGACGGACTTGTCCGGGCCGTCGCCCAGCCCGATATCGTCCAGGCCGTCATCCGCGTGGCGCTTGCCGTTCCCTTCTGGCGTTCCGGCATCCTGAAATGGGATGGCTTCCTGCAGCTGAACGATACGGCAATCGATCTCTTCACCCAGGAATTCATGCTGCACCTGCCGGGTGGCCCCTATCCCTTCCCGATGCCCGCGGTCATGGCCTTCCTTTCCGGCTGCGGCGAGATCACCTTTCCGACGCTGCTCGTCTTCGGTCTTGCTACCCGCTTTGCCGGTCTCGGCCTGCTGTTCATGACCCTGATCGTCGAACTGACAGTGCCCGATGGCTGGCCGATCCATATCACCTGGGCGGCAATGGCCCTTGCCATCATGCGCTACGGGCCCGGCCGCCTGTCGCTCGACTATCTGATCGTGCGGATGTCAGGCACTGCCAAAAGCTAG
- a CDS encoding sigma-70 family RNA polymerase sigma factor, whose amino-acid sequence MKYSAREEEWAAWMRAAIAGDATAYDRFLKAVTPYLRSIARRRCDQFGAPPSEVEDVVQEVLLAVHLKRGTWDISRPIGPWLSTIVRNKLIDSLRRRGRHVSVPIEDVMETLEADHQEDGADRIDVDRMLEGLRDPQREIVRSISLGGAGIRETAERLQMTEGAVRVALHRALKGLAALYRSNTRENG is encoded by the coding sequence ATGAAATATTCGGCCCGCGAAGAGGAATGGGCGGCCTGGATGCGCGCGGCGATCGCCGGCGACGCAACGGCCTATGACCGTTTCCTGAAGGCCGTGACACCTTATCTGCGTTCGATTGCGCGCAGGCGCTGCGACCAGTTCGGTGCCCCGCCGAGCGAGGTGGAAGACGTGGTGCAGGAAGTTCTGCTGGCAGTGCACCTGAAGCGCGGGACCTGGGATATTTCCCGCCCCATCGGTCCCTGGCTCTCGACGATCGTGCGCAACAAGCTGATCGACAGCCTGCGCCGGCGCGGCCGCCATGTCTCGGTCCCGATCGAGGATGTGATGGAGACGCTCGAAGCCGACCACCAGGAGGATGGCGCCGACCGCATCGATGTCGACCGCATGCTGGAAGGCCTGCGCGACCCGCAGCGCGAAATCGTGCGATCCATTTCGCTCGGCGGCGCCGGCATCCGCGAAACGGCCGAGCGGCTACAGATGACGGAAGGCGCCGTGCGAGTGGCGCTGCACAGGGCGCTCAAGGGATTGGCGGCCCTCTATCGGAGCAATACGCGTGAAAACGGATGA
- a CDS encoding DUF1109 domain-containing protein codes for MKTDDLINMLAKDARVRIRFGRVFMIALAISVVISAALLISTIGIRRNMAEMIETPRVLFKLGTTLLIAVTATRLAFRIGKPGLSLRSAALTLILPLVVLIAGIATELFVVPQADWAARMEGHFSAFCLFFVPTLSIAPLAAILYSVRQGAPENPGTAGAVAGLAAGGIAAAIYAWHCPDDSPLFLATWYSIGILVATAAGFLLGRKILRW; via the coding sequence GTGAAAACGGATGACCTGATCAACATGCTGGCAAAGGATGCGCGCGTCCGCATCCGCTTCGGTCGCGTCTTCATGATCGCGCTTGCCATCAGCGTGGTGATTTCAGCCGCACTTCTCATCTCCACCATCGGCATCCGCAGAAATATGGCCGAGATGATCGAGACGCCGCGCGTCCTCTTCAAGCTGGGCACCACCCTGCTGATCGCCGTGACGGCCACCCGCCTTGCCTTCCGGATCGGCAAACCCGGCCTGTCCTTGCGCTCCGCGGCCCTGACACTCATCCTGCCGCTGGTGGTATTGATCGCCGGTATTGCGACCGAGCTCTTCGTCGTGCCGCAGGCGGACTGGGCGGCGAGGATGGAGGGGCATTTTTCCGCCTTCTGCCTGTTCTTCGTGCCGACGCTTTCGATCGCGCCGCTTGCCGCCATCCTCTATTCGGTCCGTCAGGGGGCGCCGGAAAATCCGGGCACGGCGGGCGCGGTGGCGGGTCTTGCCGCAGGCGGCATTGCGGCCGCCATCTATGCCTGGCATTGCCCCGATGACAGCCCGCTGTTTCTGGCGACATGGTACTCGATCGGCATCCTGGTCGCGACGGCAGCCGGGTTCCTGCTTGGCCGGAAAATTCTTCGCTGGTGA
- a CDS encoding DUF982 domain-containing protein yields the protein MSWNTSSVFAPVGLVLRGRETHTVVRTLGDAAYLLIRDWPFDDGEEYMIAVKACIDAICGEVAPEQFREAFLRAADEAGIAALTIVH from the coding sequence ATGAGCTGGAATACGTCATCGGTATTCGCGCCGGTCGGGCTGGTTTTGCGCGGTCGGGAGACGCACACTGTCGTGCGTACCCTCGGCGATGCCGCATATCTGCTGATCCGGGATTGGCCTTTCGATGATGGCGAGGAATACATGATCGCCGTCAAAGCCTGCATCGACGCCATCTGTGGAGAAGTGGCTCCGGAACAGTTCCGGGAAGCATTTCTGCGCGCCGCCGACGAGGCGGGTATCGCGGCGCTGACGATTGTCCATTGA
- a CDS encoding DHA2 family efflux MFS transporter permease subunit, whose translation MTSEPLLSAIEEQAELPVEDHSARNRLVIGLLLVSAFVVILNETIMGVAIPHLMADLKIPASSAQWLTSAFMLTMATVIPVTGYLLQRLNTRPVFILAMALFSAGTLVSALAPGFPMLVVGRIVQASGTAIMMPLLMTTIMNLVPPHSRGKTMGNISIVISVAPAIGPTISGLILSSLDWRWLFLLVLPIALAALALGAAKIENVTVPSKAPLDILSVILSAIGFGSFVFGISELGAPEGGSTPLDPRVMLVAGAAVIAIFIWRQLYLQKHERALLDLRTLQTKTFTIAAGMMAILMMSMFGVFILLPIYLLSVLGQTTLTTGLLLLPGGLIMGLCAPFVGRLFDRYGPARLVIPGAILFSGVMWSLTFISTTTPVWVVLAIHIVLSIGLALMFTPLFTVSLGSLPPNLYSHGSAIIGTTQQVAGAAGTTLYVAIMTWRAGVLTQGEADAATATVGGMQSAFFVGALISLAAVVASLYVRRPPNQPDGQPMGGH comes from the coding sequence ATGACCAGTGAACCTTTGCTTTCAGCGATCGAAGAACAGGCCGAATTGCCGGTCGAGGACCATAGCGCCCGCAACAGGCTGGTGATCGGCCTGCTGCTCGTCTCCGCCTTCGTGGTCATCCTCAACGAGACCATCATGGGTGTGGCGATCCCGCACCTGATGGCCGATCTCAAGATCCCCGCGAGCTCCGCCCAATGGCTGACCTCGGCCTTCATGCTGACCATGGCCACCGTCATTCCCGTGACAGGCTATCTCCTGCAGCGACTGAACACGCGGCCGGTCTTCATCCTCGCCATGGCGCTCTTTTCCGCCGGCACGCTGGTCTCCGCGCTTGCCCCCGGCTTCCCCATGCTGGTCGTCGGCCGCATCGTCCAGGCCTCGGGCACGGCGATCATGATGCCGCTCTTGATGACCACGATCATGAACCTCGTGCCGCCGCATTCGCGCGGCAAGACGATGGGCAATATCTCGATCGTCATATCCGTCGCGCCGGCCATCGGCCCCACGATTTCGGGCCTCATCCTCTCCTCGCTCGACTGGCGCTGGCTCTTCCTGCTGGTGCTGCCGATCGCGCTTGCGGCTCTGGCACTGGGTGCTGCGAAAATCGAGAACGTCACCGTGCCGTCGAAGGCACCGCTTGATATTCTCTCGGTCATACTCTCGGCTATCGGCTTCGGCAGTTTCGTCTTCGGCATCAGCGAGCTCGGTGCGCCCGAGGGCGGTTCGACGCCGCTCGATCCCCGCGTCATGCTTGTTGCCGGTGCTGCCGTCATCGCCATCTTCATCTGGCGGCAGCTTTATCTCCAGAAGCACGAAAGGGCGCTTCTCGACCTGCGCACTCTTCAGACGAAGACCTTCACGATCGCCGCAGGCATGATGGCGATCCTGATGATGTCGATGTTCGGCGTCTTCATCCTGCTGCCGATCTATCTTCTGTCAGTCCTCGGCCAGACAACGCTGACGACAGGCCTCCTGCTTCTGCCGGGCGGCCTGATCATGGGCCTTTGCGCCCCCTTCGTCGGCAGGCTTTTCGACCGCTACGGCCCTGCCCGCCTCGTCATCCCCGGCGCCATTCTCTTCAGCGGCGTGATGTGGAGCCTGACCTTCATCTCCACGACGACTCCGGTCTGGGTCGTGCTCGCCATCCATATCGTGCTCAGCATCGGCCTTGCCCTGATGTTCACGCCGCTCTTCACCGTCAGCCTCGGCTCGCTGCCGCCGAACCTCTATTCTCACGGCAGCGCCATCATCGGCACCACCCAGCAGGTCGCCGGTGCCGCCGGCACCACGCTCTATGTCGCCATCATGACCTGGCGTGCCGGCGTGTTGACTCAAGGTGAGGCAGATGCCGCAACGGCAACCGTCGGCGGCATGCAGTCCGCCTTCTTCGTCGGCGCGCTGATTTCGCTGGCAGCGGTCGTGGCATCCCTTTACGTGAGACGCCCGCCCAACCAGCCTGACGGCCAGCCGATGGGCGGGCATTGA
- a CDS encoding SDR family oxidoreductase translates to MHIFVTGATGWVGTAIVEELVRAGHKVSGLVRSIAKAKAIAVIGAKLVPGSLDDLDLLAETALKADAVIHTAFNHDFSKFFDNAAQDERAIHALGNALAGSNRPLIVTSGLLGFPRGATEADLPNPASPRKSEAAARALAGQGIRAATMRLAPSVHGIGDYGFIPILVRIARETGVSAYPDDGTNCWSGVHRLDAARLYRLALESGVTEAAYHAVADEAVPFREIAEVIGRQLGLPVESRPREHFGWFATMAATNMAASSAHTRWLLGWQPTCRGLIDDLDQPGYYAR, encoded by the coding sequence ATGCACATATTCGTAACGGGTGCGACCGGCTGGGTCGGCACCGCCATCGTCGAGGAACTGGTCCGCGCCGGCCACAAGGTCAGCGGGCTGGTTCGCTCGATCGCAAAAGCGAAGGCGATTGCGGTCATCGGGGCAAAGCTCGTTCCAGGATCGCTCGATGACCTCGACCTTCTCGCCGAGACCGCGTTGAAGGCCGATGCGGTGATCCACACCGCCTTCAATCATGACTTCTCGAAATTTTTCGACAATGCGGCGCAGGACGAGCGCGCGATCCATGCGCTCGGGAATGCGCTTGCCGGGTCGAATCGCCCGCTCATCGTTACATCGGGCCTGCTGGGCTTTCCGCGGGGCGCCACGGAAGCGGACCTGCCGAACCCGGCGTCGCCGCGCAAATCGGAAGCCGCCGCCCGTGCGCTTGCCGGGCAGGGGATCCGTGCGGCGACGATGCGGCTTGCCCCGAGCGTGCATGGCATCGGCGATTACGGCTTCATCCCGATCCTCGTGCGCATCGCCCGCGAGACCGGCGTATCCGCCTATCCTGACGATGGGACGAATTGCTGGTCGGGCGTGCATCGGCTGGACGCGGCCCGCCTCTATCGCCTGGCGCTCGAAAGCGGCGTGACCGAAGCGGCCTATCATGCTGTTGCCGACGAGGCAGTGCCGTTCCGAGAGATCGCCGAGGTGATCGGACGCCAGCTCGGCCTGCCGGTGGAGTCTCGCCCCCGCGAACATTTCGGCTGGTTCGCCACCATGGCAGCAACGAACATGGCAGCCTCCAGCGCCCATACGCGCTGGCTGCTCGGCTGGCAGCCGACCTGCCGGGGCCTCATCGACGATCTCGATCAGCCTGGCTATTACGCGCGTTAG
- a CDS encoding O-methyltransferase, which translates to MNTMTSAPLAPLLDQLFAEADRATSPAMAGLSHDERERLIHSKTEYLDFYGRLKDLWLPVSRQTGELLYMLARSTNAKTVVEFGTSFGISTLYLAAALRDNGGGRLISSEFEVSKVARARRNIAEGGLADLVEIRAGDALETLSADLPDSIDLLLLDGAKSLYPEVLALVESRLRPGALVIADDADYCPQYLDHVRSPTSGYMSTPFADDIELSMRVA; encoded by the coding sequence ATGAACACCATGACAAGCGCACCGCTCGCGCCGCTTCTCGATCAGCTGTTTGCCGAGGCCGACAGAGCCACCAGCCCGGCCATGGCCGGGCTCTCGCACGACGAGCGGGAGCGGCTGATACACAGCAAGACCGAATATCTCGATTTCTACGGTCGCCTGAAGGATCTGTGGCTGCCCGTCTCGCGCCAGACCGGAGAGCTGCTCTACATGCTGGCGCGCAGCACCAACGCGAAGACCGTCGTCGAGTTCGGTACGTCCTTCGGCATCTCGACGCTCTATCTTGCCGCTGCCCTTCGCGACAATGGCGGCGGGCGGTTGATCAGCAGCGAATTCGAGGTCTCGAAGGTTGCGCGGGCTCGCCGTAACATTGCCGAAGGCGGCCTTGCCGATCTCGTCGAAATCCGCGCAGGCGATGCGCTCGAGACATTGAGCGCCGATCTTCCTGACAGTATCGACCTGCTTCTGCTTGACGGGGCGAAGTCGCTCTATCCCGAGGTGCTGGCGCTGGTCGAAAGCCGGCTTCGGCCTGGGGCGCTCGTCATTGCCGACGATGCTGATTATTGCCCGCAATATCTCGACCACGTCCGTTCGCCCACGAGCGGATACATGTCCACGCCCTTTGCCGACGACATCGAGCTGTCGATGCGCGTGGCCTGA
- a CDS encoding TetR family transcriptional regulator yields the protein MAERPSHGISSRKSPRQARSNELVNAILQAAVQVLEQEGAQRFTTARVAERAGVSVGSLYQYFPNKAAILFRLQSDEWRQTSNLLGDVLGDEARPPLDRLRSLVHAFIRSECEEAAVRVALNDAAPLYRDAPEAQEARGAADDIIEQFMREALPDASDAIRTMAGDLIMATMSTVGKDFSEAAHAENEISAYADAMSDMFCAYLRSLN from the coding sequence ATGGCAGAACGTCCAAGCCACGGAATCTCCTCAAGAAAATCGCCGCGACAAGCGCGCTCGAACGAGCTCGTAAACGCCATTCTGCAAGCCGCTGTTCAGGTTTTGGAGCAGGAAGGCGCGCAGCGTTTTACGACCGCTCGCGTAGCCGAAAGAGCCGGCGTCAGCGTCGGCTCGCTCTATCAATATTTCCCCAACAAGGCGGCCATCCTCTTCCGGCTGCAGAGCGACGAATGGCGGCAGACCTCGAATCTGCTGGGCGACGTCCTTGGTGACGAGGCCCGTCCGCCGCTCGACCGGCTGCGCTCTCTGGTCCACGCCTTCATCCGCTCCGAATGCGAGGAAGCCGCCGTCCGCGTCGCGCTGAACGATGCCGCACCCCTCTATCGCGACGCTCCCGAAGCGCAGGAGGCACGGGGCGCTGCCGATGACATTATCGAGCAGTTCATGCGGGAAGCGCTGCCCGATGCCTCGGACGCAATCCGGACCATGGCCGGAGACCTGATCATGGCGACGATGAGCACGGTCGGAAAGGATTTTTCCGAAGCAGCGCATGCCGAGAACGAGATCTCAGCCTACGCGGACGCGATGTCGGACATGTTCTGCGCCTACCTCCGCAGCCTCAACTGA
- a CDS encoding dihydrofolate reductase family protein, translating to MRKIIASTFVSLDGVMQAPGGPQEDPVNGFNFGGWVFHYWDEESGKVIDELFAKPFALLLGRKTYDIFAAHWPYQDDSISAVFNPATKYVATHRPDTLTWENSKALGSDIVASLKKIKQEDGPDLLIQGSGNLIQTLLANDLIDEMTVMTFPLLLGKGKRLFEGGATPGALKLNRSSISSKGVIIATYERSGEVPTGSFADDNPSEAELERRRIWK from the coding sequence ATGAGAAAGATCATAGCCTCTACCTTCGTCAGCCTGGACGGCGTCATGCAGGCTCCGGGCGGCCCGCAGGAAGATCCCGTCAACGGCTTCAATTTCGGCGGCTGGGTATTCCACTACTGGGACGAGGAATCCGGCAAGGTGATCGACGAGCTTTTCGCAAAGCCCTTCGCCCTGCTGCTAGGCCGCAAGACCTACGATATCTTCGCCGCCCATTGGCCTTATCAGGATGACTCGATCTCCGCGGTCTTCAACCCCGCGACCAAATACGTGGCGACGCACCGGCCTGATACGCTCACATGGGAAAACAGCAAGGCCCTCGGCTCCGATATCGTCGCCAGCCTGAAGAAGATCAAACAGGAGGATGGACCCGACCTGCTCATCCAGGGCTCCGGCAATCTCATCCAGACCCTGCTTGCCAACGACCTGATCGACGAAATGACGGTGATGACCTTCCCGCTCCTCCTCGGCAAGGGCAAGCGCCTGTTCGAGGGCGGCGCCACGCCTGGCGCCCTCAAGCTTAACCGCTCGTCGATCTCAAGCAAGGGCGTCATCATCGCCACCTATGAGCGGAGCGGCGAAGTCCCGACCGGCTCGTTTGCCGACGACAATCCGTCCGAGGCCGAGCTGGAACGCCGGCGGATCTGGAAGTAG